A region from the Actinoplanes sp. OR16 genome encodes:
- a CDS encoding DUF2631 domain-containing protein, with translation MAAEEHHEEVYAPDQLKPGNRKRAQKGAIISAVVLLLYFWGNQQGNTEKVWLVLLAIGLIVVIVGDAVLRRAGLRSNDQ, from the coding sequence GTGGCTGCCGAGGAACACCACGAAGAGGTCTACGCGCCGGATCAGCTCAAGCCGGGAAACCGCAAGCGGGCCCAGAAGGGCGCGATCATCTCGGCCGTGGTCCTGCTGCTGTACTTCTGGGGCAACCAGCAGGGCAACACCGAGAAGGTGTGGCTGGTCCTGCTGGCCATCGGCCTGATCGTGGTCATCGTCGGCGACGCCGTGCTGCGGCGGGCGGGCCTGCGCTCCAACGACCAGTAG
- a CDS encoding DivIVA domain-containing protein: MTSQGQRFRRRALRRGYKVDEVDAFLDRVEATLAGEQVGPPVGAQEVHDVVFRVRFGGYDEWQVDLHLDRVERQLAEFEERGGRPAPDPMRDSMRGGLSAVPPAPQGPPPGMMGAQQGMGPGPMGQGPMGQGQFGGPGQMDRGQMDRGQMDRTGQFGPGNGMGQLPPGGPQNPGMPGQGMNPAAARMAPPTERLQMPPQMPQRQPAQQQQPDPYGRYDEPTGYGQQAPQRPGPPPGYDQGYDQPPAYDQRGYDQGGYDQGGYDGFEPGRHGKTDMTAEIRMPDRGGLDPRGGYAQPPMPAAMPGSPMPGAPMSGPPGGYGPPQQQFGPPLGEPGGELHRVDQLRRTFQPRRFGSGYDPSQVDRLFEGILQAMTGRGPMPVNENDLDMLQFGLVPNGYFEAEVDAALREVKDILLRHR, from the coding sequence GTGACGAGTCAGGGGCAGCGTTTCCGGCGGCGTGCGCTACGGCGTGGATACAAGGTCGACGAGGTCGACGCCTTCCTGGACCGGGTCGAGGCGACGCTGGCCGGGGAGCAGGTGGGCCCGCCGGTCGGTGCGCAGGAAGTGCACGACGTCGTCTTCCGTGTGCGTTTCGGCGGCTACGACGAGTGGCAGGTCGACCTCCACCTGGACCGGGTCGAGCGGCAGCTCGCCGAGTTCGAGGAGCGCGGCGGCCGCCCGGCGCCCGACCCGATGCGCGATTCCATGCGTGGTGGCCTCTCCGCGGTTCCGCCGGCGCCTCAGGGACCCCCTCCCGGCATGATGGGCGCTCAGCAGGGCATGGGCCCCGGCCCTATGGGTCAGGGCCCGATGGGTCAGGGCCAGTTCGGCGGTCCCGGCCAGATGGATCGGGGCCAGATGGATCGCGGCCAGATGGACCGCACCGGCCAGTTCGGTCCGGGCAACGGCATGGGCCAACTCCCGCCCGGCGGCCCGCAGAACCCGGGCATGCCCGGCCAGGGGATGAACCCGGCCGCCGCCCGGATGGCCCCGCCGACCGAGCGCCTGCAGATGCCCCCGCAGATGCCGCAGCGCCAGCCCGCGCAGCAGCAGCAGCCCGACCCCTACGGGCGTTATGACGAGCCCACCGGCTACGGCCAGCAGGCCCCGCAGCGTCCCGGTCCGCCGCCCGGTTACGACCAGGGCTACGACCAGCCCCCGGCCTACGATCAGCGTGGTTACGACCAGGGTGGCTACGACCAGGGCGGCTACGACGGCTTCGAGCCGGGCCGGCACGGCAAGACGGACATGACCGCCGAGATCCGGATGCCCGACCGCGGTGGTCTCGACCCGCGTGGTGGCTACGCCCAGCCGCCGATGCCCGCCGCGATGCCGGGTTCGCCCATGCCGGGCGCCCCGATGAGCGGCCCGCCCGGTGGCTACGGCCCGCCGCAGCAGCAGTTCGGCCCGCCGCTGGGCGAGCCGGGTGGCGAGCTGCACCGAGTGGACCAGTTGCGGCGCACGTTCCAGCCGCGGCGTTTCGGCAGCGGTTACGACCCCAGCCAGGTGGACCGGCTCTTCGAGGGGATCCTCCAGGCGATGACCGGCCGCGGTCCGATGCCGGTGAACGAGAACGACCTGGACATGCTCCAGTTCGGGCTGGTGCCGAACGGCTACTTCGAGGCCGAGGTCGACGCCGCGCTGCGCGAGGTCAAGGACATCCTGCTGCGCCACCGGTAA
- the rlmN gene encoding 23S rRNA (adenine(2503)-C(2))-methyltransferase RlmN — protein sequence MTILPVIPISPDKPDAVATRRRPSMPPRHLADLDLAGRKTAVASLGEPAFRAKQLSTHYFGRLVRDSAEMTDLPAASRDRLTAELFPQLLTPIREQACDDGATRKTLWKLHDGALVESVLMGYPDRVTACVSSQAGCGMACPFCATGQQGLTRNLSVAEIVDQVVYLAGVAASGAVTGSPPRLSRVVFMGMGEPLANYPRVIETVRRLTSPAPEGLGLSQRHITVSTVGLVPAMRRLIAEELSVTLALSLHAPDDDLRDELVPVNQRWKVAEVLDAAFDYAAQTGRRVSIEYALIRDVNDQPWRADLLGKLLRGKLAHVNLIPLNPTPGSKWDASPKPVEREFVRRLREAGVSTTVRDTRGREIDGACGQLAAGELTQASAGGAAADAEVAQ from the coding sequence ATGACGATTCTTCCGGTCATCCCGATCAGCCCCGACAAGCCCGACGCGGTGGCGACCCGTCGTCGCCCCAGCATGCCCCCGCGGCACCTCGCCGACCTGGACCTCGCCGGCCGCAAGACCGCCGTCGCGAGCCTCGGCGAGCCCGCTTTCCGCGCCAAGCAGCTCTCCACCCACTACTTCGGCCGCCTGGTGCGCGACTCCGCGGAGATGACCGACCTGCCGGCGGCGTCCCGCGACCGGCTCACCGCTGAGCTCTTCCCGCAACTGCTGACCCCGATCCGGGAGCAGGCCTGCGACGACGGCGCGACCCGCAAGACGCTGTGGAAGCTGCACGACGGCGCGCTCGTGGAGAGCGTGCTGATGGGCTACCCCGATCGGGTGACGGCCTGCGTCTCCAGCCAGGCCGGCTGCGGCATGGCGTGCCCGTTCTGTGCGACCGGCCAGCAGGGCCTCACCCGCAACCTGTCGGTCGCCGAGATCGTCGACCAGGTGGTCTATCTGGCGGGTGTCGCGGCCTCGGGCGCGGTCACCGGTTCGCCGCCCCGCCTGTCGCGTGTGGTCTTCATGGGGATGGGCGAGCCGCTCGCCAACTATCCCCGGGTGATCGAGACGGTTCGCCGCCTCACCTCTCCGGCTCCGGAGGGTCTCGGACTGTCACAACGGCACATCACGGTGTCCACGGTGGGTTTGGTGCCCGCAATGCGCCGGTTGATAGCCGAAGAGCTCTCGGTGACTCTTGCGCTGTCACTGCATGCCCCCGATGATGATCTGCGCGATGAGCTTGTGCCTGTCAACCAGCGTTGGAAAGTGGCCGAGGTGCTCGACGCCGCGTTCGATTACGCGGCACAGACCGGCCGTCGGGTGTCCATCGAATACGCCCTCATCCGGGACGTAAACGATCAGCCCTGGCGTGCCGACCTGCTCGGCAAGCTTCTGCGCGGCAAGCTGGCCCATGTGAATCTCATCCCGCTCAACCCCACGCCGGGGAGCAAGTGGGATGCCAGTCCCAAACCGGTCGAGCGTGAGTTCGTCCGCCGGCTGCGAGAGGCCGGCGTTTCGACCACCGTGCGGGACACCCGGGGGCGTGAGATCGACGGCGCGTGCGGCCAACTGGCCGCGGGCGAGCTGACGCAAGCGAGCGCAGGGGGCGCCGCAGCCGACGCGGAGGTGGCACAGTGA
- a CDS encoding RIP metalloprotease yields the protein MLFWLGAAAFALTILISVSLHELGHMITGKRFGMKVTQYFVGFGPTIFSFKRGETEYGLKAIPLGGFCKIVGMTPQDEDVRPEDQPRAMWRFPVWKRTVVMSAGSITHFMLAIVGAYFMAITVGLPNTDLPQNAAAQKAAPAMIYVGDCIRTSLTDTSADCVPGTNGAVAAPAKAAGLETGDLITAVGGKPVANYGELTDAIRASPAGPTAFTYVRDGQTATASVDLISAERTPIDDPNGPVSKVAVAGVSWTTDQPAVLTYSAIGAIPAAGDFSWYLVENSFKAMARIPEKVPALWNSITGEERDPDTPISVVGASRIGGEAIEKGVPEVFWQVFISLNIFIGLFNLLPLLPLDGGHIAIAWFERVRSWLYQRFRRPDPGRVDYYKLMPVTYAVILIGGAFTVLTVTADIINPITIFK from the coding sequence ATGCTGTTCTGGCTGGGTGCGGCGGCCTTCGCGCTGACCATCCTGATCTCGGTGAGCCTGCACGAGCTGGGTCACATGATCACGGGCAAGCGTTTCGGCATGAAGGTGACGCAGTACTTCGTCGGTTTCGGCCCGACCATCTTCTCGTTCAAGCGCGGTGAGACCGAATACGGTCTGAAGGCCATCCCGCTCGGCGGCTTCTGCAAGATCGTCGGCATGACGCCGCAGGACGAGGACGTCCGCCCGGAGGATCAGCCGCGAGCCATGTGGCGCTTCCCGGTCTGGAAGCGGACGGTCGTCATGTCGGCCGGCTCGATCACCCACTTCATGCTGGCGATCGTCGGCGCGTACTTCATGGCGATCACCGTGGGCCTGCCGAACACCGATCTGCCGCAGAACGCCGCTGCGCAGAAGGCCGCGCCCGCGATGATCTACGTGGGCGACTGCATCCGCACCTCGCTGACCGACACGAGCGCCGACTGCGTTCCGGGCACGAACGGCGCCGTCGCGGCGCCGGCCAAGGCGGCCGGTCTCGAGACCGGTGACCTGATCACCGCGGTCGGCGGCAAGCCGGTGGCGAACTACGGCGAGCTGACCGACGCGATCCGCGCCTCGCCGGCCGGTCCGACCGCGTTCACCTACGTGCGCGACGGGCAGACCGCCACCGCCTCCGTCGACCTGATCAGCGCCGAGCGCACGCCGATCGACGACCCGAACGGCCCGGTGTCGAAGGTCGCGGTCGCCGGCGTGAGCTGGACCACGGACCAGCCGGCCGTTCTCACCTACAGTGCGATCGGGGCGATCCCGGCGGCCGGCGACTTCAGCTGGTACCTGGTGGAGAACTCCTTCAAGGCGATGGCGCGGATTCCCGAGAAGGTCCCCGCGCTGTGGAACTCGATCACCGGCGAGGAGCGTGACCCGGACACCCCGATCAGCGTGGTGGGCGCGAGCCGGATCGGCGGCGAGGCGATCGAGAAGGGCGTGCCCGAGGTCTTCTGGCAGGTCTTCATCTCGCTGAACATCTTCATCGGCCTCTTCAACCTGCTGCCGCTGCTCCCGCTCGACGGCGGGCACATCGCCATCGCGTGGTTCGAGAGAGTTCGCTCGTGGCTCTACCAGCGTTTCCGGCGGCCTGATCCGGGTCGTGTCGACTACTACAAGCTGATGCCGGTGACGTACGCGGTCATCCTCATCGGTGGCGCGTTCACGGTTCTCACCGTGACCGCCGACATCATCAACCCGATCACCATCTTCAAGTGA
- the dxr gene encoding 1-deoxy-D-xylulose-5-phosphate reductoisomerase, with protein sequence MGAMRDLVLLGSTGSIGTQAIDIVRRNPDRFRVVALGAGGGNIELLATQALELGVEVVGVARASAVQDLQLAFYAEAQKRGYATGGFRIPKIVAGPDAMTELARFPCDVVLNGVVGSLGLAPTLAALESGRVLALANKESLVAGGPLVRRIAKEGQIVPVDSEHSALAQCLRGGRAEEVRKLILTASGGAFRGRRREELTNVTPEEALKHPTWDMGPVVTINTANLVNKGLEVIEAHELFGVPYDDIEVTVHPQSVIHSMVEFTDGSTLAQASPPDMRLPIALALAWPDRVPQAATPVDWTLAHNWEFRPLDSEAFPAVRLAKEAGRAGRCLPAVYNAANEECVAAFVSGRLPFLGIVDTLERVLAAAPDFAEPGTVDDVLAAEAWARAQAQRTIATVAEGA encoded by the coding sequence ATGGGAGCCATGCGCGACCTCGTTCTGCTCGGGTCCACGGGATCCATCGGCACCCAGGCCATCGACATCGTCCGCCGCAACCCGGACAGGTTCCGGGTGGTGGCCCTCGGCGCGGGCGGCGGCAACATCGAGCTGCTCGCCACGCAAGCGCTCGAACTCGGCGTCGAAGTGGTCGGCGTAGCGCGCGCCTCCGCCGTACAGGACCTGCAATTGGCCTTTTATGCGGAAGCGCAGAAGCGGGGTTATGCGACCGGGGGCTTCCGGATCCCGAAGATCGTCGCCGGGCCGGACGCGATGACCGAGCTGGCCCGGTTCCCGTGTGACGTGGTGCTGAACGGCGTCGTCGGCAGCCTCGGCCTGGCCCCCACCCTCGCCGCCCTGGAGTCCGGTCGCGTCCTCGCGCTGGCGAACAAGGAGTCGCTGGTCGCCGGTGGCCCGCTGGTCCGGCGGATCGCCAAGGAAGGCCAGATCGTCCCGGTCGACTCCGAGCACTCGGCGCTCGCGCAGTGCCTGCGTGGCGGGCGGGCCGAGGAGGTGCGCAAGCTGATCCTGACCGCGAGCGGGGGAGCGTTCCGGGGCCGCCGCCGCGAGGAGCTGACGAACGTCACACCTGAGGAAGCGCTGAAGCACCCGACCTGGGACATGGGCCCGGTCGTCACGATCAACACCGCCAATCTGGTGAACAAGGGACTCGAGGTGATCGAGGCGCACGAGCTGTTCGGTGTGCCCTACGACGACATCGAGGTGACGGTCCACCCGCAGTCGGTGATCCACTCGATGGTCGAGTTCACGGACGGCTCGACCCTGGCCCAGGCCAGCCCGCCGGACATGCGGCTGCCGATCGCGCTCGCGCTCGCCTGGCCGGACCGGGTTCCGCAGGCCGCGACCCCGGTGGACTGGACACTCGCGCACAACTGGGAGTTCCGCCCGCTCGACTCCGAGGCCTTCCCGGCGGTGCGGCTCGCGAAGGAGGCGGGCCGGGCCGGGCGCTGCCTGCCGGCCGTCTACAACGCCGCCAACGAAGAGTGTGTGGCCGCTTTCGTCTCCGGTCGGCTACCGTTTCTGGGCATCGTCGACACCCTGGAACGGGTGCTCGCGGCGGCTCCCGATTTCGCAGAACCGGGTACCGTCGATGACGTGCTCGCCGCGGAGGCGTGGGCTCGGGCCCAGGCACAGCGGACCATCGCGACTGTGGCTGAAGGAGCCTGA
- a CDS encoding NAD(P)/FAD-dependent oxidoreductase gives MTSIPERADVVIIGSGHNGLVSAILLARAGLDVVVLEAAGVLGGATRTEHPFAAVPGLGQSTGSYLLGLMPPELLRTLDLDIPVLRRDPHYFLPTPGPAGSPYLLFGRDREDTRAQLEQFFSARDAAADEALAVEIGALRSDLAPSWLEEPAPVEEIADRHIRPQLQSTFLDLVRGSVADYLARFGFKSELLVSMYAVTDGLSGLNAGPDDPGTGHNFLVHNMCRLPGSDGTWMIAQGGMGTVSRTFADAAVRAGARIVTDARVASVIVDGGAAGGVVLADGRTVTARVVLGSCDPYQLMGLVPEGSLPVELTDRMAAVKRTGTTLKVNLALRDLPKFSCLPEGAPSPFGATIHLLPHSGSPMASLREMWASVQAGRLPSAPTIEWYLHTTVDPSLQDSAGHHSSALFVQSVPFQPAGSSWDAELDGYVRKLLEICDQYAPGTSDLVVDMMPLTPPGIEKHFGITGGHIHHVDNTVAFDQRMPYFTGLDGLYAGSAGAHPAGSVIGAAGHNAARRILRDLSL, from the coding sequence ATGACCTCCATTCCCGAACGCGCCGACGTGGTGATCATCGGATCCGGGCACAACGGCCTGGTCTCGGCGATCCTGCTCGCCCGCGCCGGGCTCGACGTCGTCGTGCTCGAGGCAGCCGGCGTGCTGGGTGGCGCCACCCGCACCGAACACCCCTTCGCCGCGGTTCCCGGCCTCGGCCAGTCCACCGGTTCGTACCTTCTGGGGCTGATGCCGCCCGAGCTGCTGCGCACCCTCGATCTGGACATCCCGGTGCTGCGCCGGGACCCGCACTACTTCCTGCCGACCCCGGGTCCGGCCGGCTCGCCGTACCTGCTGTTCGGCCGCGACCGGGAGGACACCCGAGCACAGCTCGAGCAGTTCTTCTCGGCCCGGGACGCGGCGGCCGACGAGGCGCTCGCCGTCGAGATCGGCGCGCTGCGGTCCGACCTCGCGCCGTCCTGGCTGGAGGAGCCGGCGCCGGTCGAGGAGATCGCCGACCGGCACATCCGTCCCCAGCTGCAGAGCACGTTCCTCGACCTGGTGCGCGGTTCGGTCGCTGATTACCTCGCCCGGTTCGGCTTCAAGAGCGAACTTCTGGTCAGCATGTACGCCGTGACCGACGGTCTTTCCGGGCTGAACGCCGGTCCGGACGACCCGGGCACCGGCCACAACTTCCTGGTGCACAACATGTGCCGGCTACCCGGCTCGGACGGCACCTGGATGATCGCCCAGGGCGGCATGGGAACGGTCTCCCGCACGTTCGCCGACGCCGCCGTCCGCGCCGGCGCCCGCATCGTCACCGACGCCCGGGTCGCGTCGGTGATCGTCGACGGCGGGGCGGCCGGTGGAGTGGTGCTCGCCGACGGCCGGACCGTGACGGCGCGGGTCGTGCTCGGCAGCTGTGACCCGTACCAGCTGATGGGCCTTGTCCCTGAAGGCTCTCTGCCGGTCGAGCTCACCGACCGGATGGCCGCCGTGAAGCGGACCGGCACCACGCTCAAGGTCAATCTGGCGCTGCGGGATCTACCGAAGTTCTCCTGCCTGCCGGAAGGAGCGCCGTCGCCGTTCGGGGCCACCATCCATCTGCTGCCGCACTCCGGATCGCCGATGGCGTCGCTGCGGGAGATGTGGGCCTCGGTCCAGGCCGGGCGGTTGCCGTCGGCGCCGACCATCGAGTGGTACCTGCACACGACCGTCGACCCCTCGCTGCAGGACTCCGCCGGGCATCACTCGTCGGCGCTGTTCGTGCAGTCGGTGCCGTTCCAGCCGGCCGGTTCGTCGTGGGACGCCGAGCTCGACGGATATGTCCGGAAATTGCTGGAGATTTGTGACCAGTATGCGCCGGGGACGTCGGATCTCGTCGTGGACATGATGCCGCTGACGCCGCCCGGGATCGAGAAGCACTTCGGGATCACCGGCGGCCACATCCACCACGTCGACAACACCGTGGCCTTCGACCAGCGGATGCCGTACTTCACCGGGCTCGACGGCCTCTACGCCGGCTCGGCGGGCGCGCACCCGGCCGGCAGCGTGATCGGCGCGGCGGGCCACAACGCGGCCCGCCGCATCCTGCGCGATCTGTCCCTCTGA
- a CDS encoding YhjD/YihY/BrkB family envelope integrity protein — MRKLFAPLRGRDVSLHAAAITFYAGIAVVPIALLAVWVTGLIAGADHVREMTSRTIDALPDRIGAPQALAALIEAGLNLTPILALASLLPATLYGEGLRRAFVSLRRPGEPLVGWRGRILWLPLLAAAPALLLALFLALPTTSDLWLRGGWWSVLGVVLSFLATWIVLTPVVIWVFRYVAPGRPAWLPTILIGSFTAANLSGFLHGAVLFCSLPLDLGVPFGGFTEIGAMVAIGLWLYLFHVVLLTGFAVTHTVKTYLTDDSPRVPGLFAG; from the coding sequence GTGCGAAAACTATTCGCTCCGCTGCGCGGACGAGACGTGTCGCTGCACGCGGCCGCCATCACGTTCTACGCGGGGATCGCGGTCGTGCCGATCGCACTTCTCGCGGTGTGGGTCACGGGTCTGATCGCGGGCGCGGACCACGTACGGGAAATGACGAGCCGGACCATCGACGCGCTGCCGGACCGGATCGGAGCGCCCCAGGCGCTCGCCGCCCTGATCGAGGCCGGGCTGAATCTCACCCCGATTCTCGCGCTCGCGAGCCTGCTGCCGGCCACCCTCTACGGCGAAGGCCTGCGCCGCGCGTTCGTCTCGCTGCGCCGGCCCGGTGAGCCGCTGGTGGGCTGGCGGGGCCGGATCCTCTGGCTGCCGCTGCTGGCCGCGGCGCCCGCCCTGCTGCTCGCGCTCTTCCTGGCGCTGCCGACCACGAGCGATCTCTGGTTGCGCGGCGGCTGGTGGTCGGTGCTCGGCGTGGTGCTGTCGTTCCTGGCGACCTGGATCGTGCTCACCCCGGTGGTGATCTGGGTCTTCCGGTACGTCGCGCCCGGCCGCCCGGCGTGGCTCCCGACGATCCTGATCGGCTCGTTCACCGCGGCGAACCTCTCGGGTTTCCTGCACGGCGCCGTGCTCTTCTGCTCGCTGCCCCTCGATCTCGGCGTGCCGTTCGGCGGGTTCACCGAAATCGGGGCGATGGTGGCGATCGGCCTCTGGCTCTACCTCTTCCACGTCGTGTTACTCACCGGGTTCGCCGTGACGCACACCGTCAAGACGTATTTAACGGACGATTCGCCGAGGGTGCCGGGCCTTTTCGCGGGGTAA
- a CDS encoding Rieske 2Fe-2S domain-containing protein, translating to MRITGTGHASMRIDTAAGSILCDPWVNPAYFASWFPFPDNSLLDWETLGNVDYLYVSHLHRDHFDAEHLKRFINKKATVLLPEYPTSQLEDELRELGFTSFLRTKSDEVHELDGGLKVMIQALISPTDGPIGDSSLWVEYDGIRVLNQNDARPADLTRFNELGHVHAHMLQFSGAIWYPMVYELPENAKTAFGKQKRERQFDRTWRYIDDLKADHVFPIAGPPCFLDDELWQFNDIHGDEGNIFPDQSVFLTEYAKVGGTNAVVQLPGSVTELTDGGRTQTTVHPTPVDEFFANKRAHLEEMRERKRPIIEAEKASWRHPEIDVLGELKKRIEPLLEESIYLAKGVGGPVRFDLVSYDGDEIESIVVDFPGKQVRPYADEKVRYRFRTQRELIEHLIFIDEGDWVNSLFLSCRFSAARIGQYNEFVYAFFKCLSEERLQYAEGWYDEHEKAVDAEDIQFGDWTVQRRCPHLKADLSRFGIVDGNVLTCQLHGWKFDLPSGRCLTGVGHKIRASKNS from the coding sequence GTGCGGATCACCGGCACCGGACACGCGAGCATGCGGATCGACACGGCCGCAGGCAGCATTCTGTGCGATCCGTGGGTGAACCCGGCGTACTTCGCCTCGTGGTTTCCGTTCCCGGACAACTCCCTGCTGGACTGGGAGACCCTGGGCAACGTCGACTACCTGTACGTCTCGCACCTGCACCGGGACCACTTCGACGCGGAACACCTGAAGCGCTTCATCAACAAGAAGGCCACGGTCCTGCTCCCGGAGTACCCGACCAGCCAGCTCGAGGACGAGCTGCGGGAGCTGGGCTTCACCAGCTTCCTGCGGACGAAGTCGGACGAGGTGCACGAGCTCGACGGCGGCCTGAAGGTGATGATCCAGGCGCTGATCAGCCCGACCGACGGCCCGATCGGCGACTCGTCGCTCTGGGTGGAGTACGACGGCATCCGCGTCCTGAACCAGAACGACGCCCGCCCGGCCGACCTCACCCGGTTCAACGAGCTGGGTCATGTGCACGCGCACATGCTGCAGTTCTCCGGCGCCATCTGGTACCCGATGGTCTACGAGCTCCCGGAGAACGCGAAGACCGCCTTCGGCAAGCAGAAGCGTGAGCGGCAGTTCGACCGCACCTGGCGGTACATCGACGACCTGAAGGCGGACCACGTCTTCCCGATCGCCGGCCCGCCGTGCTTCCTCGACGACGAGCTGTGGCAGTTCAACGACATCCACGGTGACGAGGGCAACATCTTCCCCGACCAGTCGGTGTTCCTGACCGAGTACGCGAAGGTCGGCGGCACCAACGCGGTCGTGCAGCTGCCGGGCAGCGTCACCGAGCTGACCGACGGCGGCCGGACGCAGACGACCGTCCACCCGACCCCGGTCGACGAGTTCTTCGCCAACAAGCGGGCGCACCTCGAGGAGATGCGGGAGCGCAAGCGCCCGATCATCGAGGCGGAGAAGGCGTCCTGGCGGCACCCGGAGATCGACGTGCTGGGCGAGCTCAAGAAGCGGATCGAGCCGCTTCTCGAGGAGTCGATCTACCTGGCGAAGGGCGTCGGCGGCCCGGTCCGGTTCGACCTCGTCTCCTACGACGGCGACGAGATCGAGTCGATCGTGGTGGACTTCCCGGGCAAGCAGGTCCGGCCGTACGCCGACGAGAAGGTGCGGTACCGCTTCCGCACCCAGCGGGAGCTGATCGAGCACCTCATCTTCATCGACGAGGGTGACTGGGTGAACTCGCTCTTCCTCTCCTGCCGCTTCTCGGCGGCCCGCATCGGTCAGTACAACGAGTTCGTCTACGCGTTCTTCAAGTGCCTCTCCGAGGAGCGTCTGCAGTACGCCGAGGGCTGGTACGACGAGCACGAGAAGGCGGTCGACGCCGAGGACATCCAGTTCGGCGACTGGACCGTGCAGCGCCGCTGCCCGCACCTGAAGGCCGACCTCTCCCGGTTCGGCATCGTCGACGGCAACGTGCTCACCTGCCAGCTGCACGGCTGGAAGTTCGACCTGCCCAGTGGCCGATGCCTGACCGGCGTCGGCCACAAGATCCGAGCGTCGAAGAACAGCTAG
- the ispG gene encoding flavodoxin-dependent (E)-4-hydroxy-3-methylbut-2-enyl-diphosphate synthase — MTAISLGMPAVPPPPLAPRRLSRQINVGGVLVGGGAPVSVQSMTTTLTSDVNSTLQQIAELTAAGCQIVRVAVPSQDDVEALPAIAKKSQLPVIADIHFQPKYVFAAIDAGCAAVRVNPGNIRQFDDKVKEIAKAASDAGIPIRIGVNAGSLDKRLLEKYGKATAEALVESALWECSLFEEHGFRDIKISVKHNDPVVMIRAYRQLAEQCDYPLHLGVTEAGPAFQGTIKSAVAFGALLAEGIGDTIRVSLSAPPVEEIKVGQQILESLGLRERGLEIVSCPSCGRAQVDVYTLAEQVTAALDGFPVPLRVAVMGCVVNGPGEAREADLGVASGNGKGQIFVKGKVIKTVPESIIVETLVEEALRLADEMGAELPEELRDLLPGPTVTVH, encoded by the coding sequence GTGACTGCTATCAGTCTGGGAATGCCGGCCGTACCCCCGCCGCCTCTTGCTCCCCGCCGCCTGAGCCGCCAGATCAACGTCGGTGGTGTCCTGGTCGGTGGCGGCGCCCCGGTCAGCGTCCAGTCGATGACGACCACGCTCACCTCTGACGTCAACTCCACGCTGCAGCAGATCGCCGAGCTGACGGCGGCCGGCTGCCAGATCGTCCGGGTCGCCGTGCCGTCCCAGGACGACGTCGAGGCGCTGCCGGCGATCGCCAAGAAGTCGCAGCTCCCGGTGATCGCGGACATCCACTTCCAGCCGAAGTACGTGTTCGCCGCGATCGACGCCGGCTGTGCCGCGGTCCGGGTCAACCCGGGCAACATCCGGCAGTTCGACGACAAGGTCAAGGAGATCGCCAAGGCGGCCTCCGACGCCGGCATCCCGATCCGCATCGGCGTGAACGCGGGCTCGCTCGACAAGCGCCTGCTGGAGAAGTACGGCAAGGCCACCGCCGAGGCGCTCGTCGAGTCGGCGCTCTGGGAGTGCTCGCTCTTCGAGGAGCACGGTTTCCGGGACATCAAGATCTCGGTGAAGCACAACGACCCGGTCGTGATGATCCGGGCGTACCGGCAGCTCGCCGAGCAGTGCGACTACCCGCTGCACCTCGGCGTGACCGAGGCAGGTCCGGCGTTCCAGGGCACGATCAAGAGCGCTGTCGCGTTCGGCGCGCTGCTGGCCGAGGGCATCGGCGACACGATCCGGGTCTCCCTCTCCGCCCCGCCGGTCGAGGAGATCAAGGTCGGTCAGCAGATCCTCGAGTCGCTCGGTCTCCGCGAGCGCGGCCTGGAGATCGTCTCCTGCCCGTCCTGCGGTCGCGCCCAGGTCGACGTCTACACGCTCGCCGAGCAGGTCACCGCGGCCCTCGACGGCTTCCCGGTGCCGCTGCGCGTCGCCGTGATGGGCTGCGTCGTGAACGGTCCGGGCGAGGCCCGCGAGGCCGACCTCGGCGTGGCGTCCGGCAACGGCAAGGGCCAGATCTTCGTGAAGGGCAAGGTCATCAAGACCGTTCCCGAATCGATCATCGTGGAGACCCTGGTCGAGGAGGCCCTGCGTCTCGCCGACGAGATGGGCGCCGAGCTGCCCGAGGAGCTCCGCGACCTGCTGCCCGGCCCGACGGTGACCGTGCACTGA